In Chlorogloeopsis sp. ULAP01, the following are encoded in one genomic region:
- a CDS encoding DUF3120 domain-containing protein, which produces MVNNTLSSYTASTPAPMDTETRRHPDTEKVFDNFSASTPLLWFTSVRQNWQVFAAAVFLVSVPVFIEAPLVRSLPWLSLSLTGGWVWLSFLLMSRPVTYLWGDLIYGFSWSWLAGSIYWGWLRWEPLWHLPVESIGLPFAIWCLRRNWGKVGNWFYLGSLLGTVLTDVYFYLVDLMPYWRQIMQAEPEQISQILRNAVVQIQTPWGQTWAIALALVLMTVGILPLRKRQWHWYAFSGAVLSTILVDSLFLLAAVLG; this is translated from the coding sequence TTGGTTAACAATACATTATCCTCTTACACTGCTTCTACCCCTGCTCCTATGGACACGGAGACACGGAGACACCCAGACACGGAGAAAGTTTTTGATAATTTCTCCGCGTCAACTCCTCTTCTATGGTTCACATCTGTTCGCCAAAATTGGCAGGTATTTGCGGCGGCAGTCTTTTTGGTATCCGTGCCAGTATTTATCGAAGCGCCCTTAGTACGATCGCTACCGTGGCTGAGTTTATCTCTCACAGGCGGCTGGGTGTGGCTGAGTTTCTTATTAATGTCACGTCCTGTAACATATCTATGGGGCGATTTAATTTACGGATTTAGTTGGAGTTGGTTAGCTGGTTCAATTTACTGGGGCTGGTTGCGTTGGGAACCACTATGGCATTTACCTGTAGAATCTATTGGTTTGCCATTTGCGATCTGGTGTCTGCGGCGCAATTGGGGCAAGGTGGGTAACTGGTTTTACTTGGGTTCCTTGCTTGGTACGGTTTTGACTGATGTGTATTTTTATTTGGTAGATTTAATGCCTTACTGGCGGCAAATCATGCAGGCAGAACCAGAACAGATATCACAAATTTTACGAAATGCTGTGGTGCAAATCCAAACTCCTTGGGGGCAAACTTGGGCGATCGCTCTTGCCTTAGTTCTGATGACGGTGGGAATTTTACCTTTACGTAAAAGACAGTGGCACTGGTATGCCTTTAGTGGAGCAGTGTTGAGTACGATTTTGGTGGATAGTTTATTTTTGCTAGCTGCCGTTTTGGGATAG
- a CDS encoding proton extrusion protein PcxA: protein MNNSGLGHKIYSYLLATYKWYLRTPERSLDEAYNAALEIQKLENEYFNGNKIGSDLAPHSSSVMDYFESNLKKQLRIIRMRLTEFKASRFFVNESNQKSIKKLGIEHLNPSIVLEKLRFIDEVTAKYTTFDEEITFRETIEQAPESTVKSLVIEPKQSNIIRKNLDNGQRIQQKGKTNTTGVLPRSIFNTINRLQVELDPKSEQDVVQNFRKAQRRTIISVRFLLLLIIVPILTHQLSKAFIVGPIINHFQTSDEAAIFINYEMEEQALLELQRFEEKIKFQNLLRNVTPPEGKIEIQVREKALEIAEEYRLISANAIKNVFADILSVIAVIWFLLLSKKEIAVLKDFLDHVVYGLSDSAKAFIIILFTDIFVGFHSPHGWEVILEGVSRHWGLPANHDFIFLFIATFPVILDTIFKYWIFRYLNRISPSAVATYRNMNE, encoded by the coding sequence ATGAACAATTCGGGTTTAGGTCACAAAATATACTCTTACTTACTAGCTACCTACAAATGGTACTTGCGAACACCAGAGCGTTCTTTAGATGAAGCTTACAATGCTGCTCTTGAAATTCAGAAGCTAGAAAACGAGTATTTTAATGGTAACAAAATAGGCTCTGACTTAGCACCGCATAGTAGCAGTGTTATGGATTATTTTGAGTCAAACCTGAAAAAACAGTTAAGAATCATCAGGATGAGGCTAACAGAGTTTAAAGCTAGCCGTTTTTTTGTCAACGAATCTAATCAAAAATCAATCAAAAAACTAGGTATCGAGCATCTCAATCCTTCCATAGTTTTGGAAAAGCTTAGATTCATAGATGAAGTAACAGCAAAATATACAACTTTTGATGAAGAAATTACATTCAGAGAAACAATTGAGCAAGCTCCAGAATCAACAGTTAAATCTTTAGTCATTGAGCCGAAACAGTCAAATATTATCAGAAAAAACTTAGATAACGGACAACGGATTCAACAAAAAGGTAAAACTAATACAACAGGTGTATTACCTCGTTCAATTTTCAATACAATAAATCGTTTACAAGTTGAATTAGATCCTAAATCTGAACAGGATGTTGTTCAAAACTTTCGTAAAGCTCAAAGAAGAACAATAATATCTGTCAGGTTTTTATTATTGTTAATTATTGTGCCTATTCTCACTCATCAACTCTCAAAAGCATTTATTGTCGGCCCAATTATAAACCATTTTCAAACTTCTGATGAAGCAGCAATTTTTATCAACTATGAGATGGAAGAACAAGCTTTATTAGAATTACAAAGATTTGAAGAAAAAATCAAGTTTCAGAATCTTCTTAGAAATGTTACACCGCCAGAAGGAAAAATAGAAATTCAGGTGAGAGAAAAAGCACTAGAAATTGCTGAAGAATATCGCCTGATCAGTGCCAACGCTATCAAAAATGTTTTTGCAGATATCTTATCTGTAATTGCTGTTATTTGGTTTTTACTACTGAGTAAGAAAGAAATTGCCGTTCTCAAAGATTTCTTAGATCACGTAGTCTATGGATTAAGTGATAGTGCCAAGGCATTTATCATCATTTTGTTCACTGATATCTTTGTAGGATTCCATTCTCCTCATGGCTGGGAAGTAATACTAGAAGGCGTATCGCGCCATTGGGGCTTACCGGCAAATCACGATTTTATCTTTTTGTTTATTGCAACTTTTCCTGTGATTTTAGATACCATCTTTAAATACTGGATTTTCCGCTACTTAAATCGGATATCGCCATCAGCAGTGGCTACATATCGGAATATGAATGAGTAA
- a CDS encoding SGNH/GDSL hydrolase family protein, with protein sequence MKEDLVIILAVVVGLFIVIEVALRSLFGFGNPLIYIADEKIGYLLAPNQQTRRYGNRIEINQYSMRGEAIQELSVPATLRVLLLGDSIANGGWWTDQNNTISSLLQHSLALTYTRNFNQIQVLNASANSWGPRNELAYLQKFGSFNAQVVILLINTDDLFATAPTSLPVGRDRNYPDRKPPLALVEVFERYIKKPKLIPELEAVQKESGDRVGVNLEAISKIQALTRASNSHFLLVITPLLREVSPLEPRDYEIKARQHLSEFTQNYQISYIDFLPIFNSSKNPKTLYHDHIHLNLQGNQLVNEVIEQKLRELLALG encoded by the coding sequence GTGAAAGAAGACTTGGTAATAATTTTGGCAGTGGTTGTGGGATTATTTATTGTCATTGAAGTAGCCTTGCGATCGCTTTTTGGTTTCGGCAATCCTTTGATTTACATTGCTGATGAAAAAATTGGTTACTTGTTAGCGCCTAACCAGCAGACTCGTCGCTATGGCAATCGCATTGAGATTAATCAATATTCGATGCGTGGTGAAGCAATACAGGAGCTTTCTGTACCTGCCACCCTGCGAGTATTGTTGTTGGGAGATTCTATTGCTAATGGCGGTTGGTGGACAGATCAAAATAATACGATTTCTAGTTTGCTACAACATTCCCTAGCATTAACTTATACTCGTAATTTCAACCAAATTCAAGTACTAAATGCTTCAGCCAATTCTTGGGGGCCAAGAAATGAATTAGCTTATTTACAAAAATTTGGTAGTTTTAATGCTCAAGTAGTGATATTGCTAATTAATACCGATGATTTATTCGCTACTGCTCCTACCTCTTTACCAGTTGGACGCGATCGCAACTATCCAGATCGCAAACCTCCTTTGGCATTGGTGGAAGTGTTTGAGCGTTACATCAAAAAGCCAAAGCTAATCCCAGAATTAGAAGCAGTGCAGAAAGAATCAGGCGATCGTGTGGGCGTAAATTTGGAAGCTATTAGCAAAATCCAAGCACTGACGCGTGCCAGTAACAGCCATTTCTTACTTGTCATAACTCCCTTACTGCGAGAAGTTAGCCCATTAGAACCCCGCGATTATGAAATTAAAGCACGCCAGCACCTAAGTGAATTCACACAGAATTACCAAATTAGCTATATAGATTTTCTACCTATATTTAACTCTAGCAAGAACCCAAAAACCCTTTATCATGACCATATTCACCTAAATTTACAAGGCAATCAATTGGTGAATGAGGTAATTGAGCAAAAACTGAGAGAGTTATTAGCGTTAGGATAA
- a CDS encoding TonB family protein, which translates to MPEQQQELSQEIPIEYIEVPPEKTQIPPKTSQRANKDSVAGGKAKLEKPISVAKSASPSVPRESASTSGSSESAELLQSAKTQPTRGASNLSPQKPQPKPLPSAIASPTPTPLPTAITSPTPKPLPTAITPTPKPLPTAIASPTPKPLPTAITPTPKPLPSAITSPTPKPLPTAIASPQPEPLPSVIASPTPKPLPTTITPTPKPLPTAIASPTPKPLPTAITPTPKPLPSAIASPTPKPLPSVSTPPPPKPEKVVVAPNTTPTQPKPTQTAIAPTTPTVSKPEQSGQTPSRIPGAASKLGGPLSVSRDNFKAEDLAALPNSNRSNEGSQSIDARRIDADISAYLEQMRQKVRQYWIPGLSQSSRRTVLNFTINRSGQVSNIQVARTSGVDVTDEAALNAVRLAAPFAPLPSGFSSDYINIQFTFSINVYGELDLSGDGG; encoded by the coding sequence GTGCCTGAGCAGCAGCAAGAGCTTTCCCAAGAAATTCCAATTGAGTATATAGAAGTTCCTCCTGAGAAAACACAGATACCTCCAAAAACTTCACAACGAGCTAATAAGGATTCTGTTGCTGGCGGAAAAGCAAAACTTGAAAAACCTATTTCTGTTGCTAAGTCTGCGTCACCATCTGTACCTAGAGAGTCTGCTTCAACATCTGGATCTTCTGAGTCAGCAGAGCTACTACAGTCAGCAAAAACACAGCCTACACGCGGAGCATCAAATTTATCTCCTCAAAAACCACAACCTAAACCTCTACCAAGTGCGATCGCTTCCCCAACACCTACACCTTTACCAACTGCGATTACTTCTCCCACGCCAAAGCCTCTACCAACTGCGATTACACCTACACCCAAGCCTTTACCAACTGCGATCGCTTCTCCCACGCCAAAACCTCTACCAACTGCGATTACACCTACACCCAAGCCTCTACCAAGTGCGATCACTTCTCCCACGCCAAAGCCTCTGCCAACTGCGATCGCTTCCCCACAACCTGAACCTTTACCTAGTGTAATTGCCTCTCCTACGCCAAAGCCTTTACCAACTACGATTACACCTACACCCAAGCCTTTACCAACTGCGATCGCTTCTCCCACGCCAAAGCCTCTGCCAACTGCGATTACACCTACACCCAAGCCTCTACCAAGTGCGATCGCTTCTCCCACGCCAAAGCCTCTGCCAAGTGTGAGTACACCTCCACCACCAAAGCCTGAAAAAGTTGTAGTAGCACCCAACACTACACCAACGCAACCAAAGCCTACACAAACAGCGATCGCGCCAACTACTCCAACTGTATCTAAACCTGAACAATCAGGGCAAACGCCATCTCGAATTCCGGGGGCAGCAAGCAAATTAGGTGGGCCGCTCAGTGTATCTCGTGATAATTTTAAAGCAGAGGATCTAGCTGCTCTACCTAATTCCAACCGCTCCAACGAAGGATCTCAAAGCATAGATGCACGTCGTATAGATGCAGATATCAGTGCCTACTTAGAACAAATGCGGCAAAAAGTGAGACAGTATTGGATACCCGGACTTAGTCAATCTTCCCGGCGAACTGTGCTTAACTTTACTATTAACCGTTCTGGTCAAGTAAGCAATATCCAAGTTGCCCGTACCTCTGGAGTTGATGTAACTGATGAAGCAGCACTAAACGCTGTAAGGCTAGCAGCACCCTTTGCACCTTTGCCCTCAGGATTTTCAAGTGACTACATTAATATTCAATTTACATTTTCTATCAATGTCTACGGAGAGCTAGATTTATCAGGAGACGGCGGATAA
- a CDS encoding DUF4336 domain-containing protein, with the protein MLREIDRSIWVAEQPFKYFGLSVGTRMTVIRLVTGELVVISPIQVDDATTHQLNELGNVSHIIAPNLYHYLFTANFKALYPSAILWATPGLDIKKPELSINQVINTNKRNFLSGIECLLFDGFRTLSLNGFAPLNECVFFHAESRTLILTDTAFNFDESFPLVTQFATRVLGGYKSLSPSLLERVATREKEKVRQAVQRVLAWDFERVIMAHGSIVEKNGKEKFKQGYEQFLG; encoded by the coding sequence ATGCTCAGAGAGATTGACAGAAGTATTTGGGTTGCCGAACAACCGTTTAAATATTTCGGACTCAGTGTTGGTACAAGAATGACGGTAATCCGCTTAGTAACTGGCGAGTTAGTCGTTATTTCTCCCATTCAAGTCGATGATGCCACCACTCATCAACTTAACGAGCTTGGCAATGTTAGTCATATCATTGCACCGAATCTCTACCATTATTTGTTCACAGCAAATTTCAAGGCGCTCTATCCAAGCGCTATACTCTGGGCAACTCCTGGGTTAGACATTAAGAAACCAGAACTTTCCATCAATCAAGTCATCAACACTAACAAAAGAAATTTTTTAAGCGGAATTGAGTGTTTACTGTTCGATGGCTTCAGAACGTTAAGTTTGAACGGTTTTGCTCCACTTAATGAATGTGTTTTCTTCCATGCAGAAAGTCGAACGTTGATACTTACAGATACGGCTTTTAATTTCGATGAGAGCTTTCCCTTAGTCACGCAGTTTGCGACAAGGGTACTTGGTGGATATAAAAGCTTAAGCCCATCGTTGTTGGAACGAGTTGCAACACGAGAAAAAGAAAAGGTAAGACAAGCGGTGCAAAGAGTTTTAGCCTGGGATTTTGAGCGGGTAATTATGGCTCACGGCAGTATTGTCGAAAAGAACGGAAAGGAGAAGTTCAAGCAAGGATACGAGCAATTTTTGGGTTAA
- a CDS encoding TIGR03279 family radical SAM protein: MTTIRPALITKVLPDSIAAEIGFETGDAIVSINGTRPRDLIDYQFLCADEVLELEVLDAAGKIHNIEIEKDYDQDLGLEFETALFDNLIQCNNRCPFCFIDQQPPGKRSSLYLKDDDYRLSFLYGSYLTLTNLTEREWQRIEAMRLSPLYVSVHATEPEVRIKLLKNPRAGQILQQIKWFQQRRLQIHAQVVVCPGINDGVHLEQTLRELALFHTGDVSAVASVAVVPVGLTKFRPEQDELTPVTKEKATEVIKQVRSLQQEFRQKFDSTFAWLADEWFLIAGEDLPSESEYEDYPQIDNGVGSIRLFLKKFAQAADKLLPPKVKPQRRLHWVVGNAVEKAFQPILQRLNSTEGLEIKMHALNSDYWGQNITVTGLLTGHDLLLNLQKQDLGAGILLPTVMLKHGESVFLDDISIEEVARQLKTKIFPVAGVEELIKTCIQPLC; this comes from the coding sequence ATGACTACTATTCGTCCAGCTCTAATTACCAAAGTACTACCTGATTCCATTGCAGCAGAAATTGGATTTGAAACTGGGGATGCGATCGTCAGTATTAACGGTACACGTCCCCGCGACTTAATTGATTATCAGTTTTTGTGCGCTGATGAAGTGCTAGAACTAGAAGTCTTAGACGCTGCTGGAAAAATCCATAATATTGAAATCGAAAAAGATTACGATCAAGACCTGGGGCTAGAGTTTGAAACGGCATTATTTGATAATCTAATTCAATGCAATAATCGCTGTCCATTTTGCTTTATCGATCAACAGCCACCAGGTAAACGCTCAAGCTTGTACCTCAAAGATGATGATTATCGTTTGAGCTTTTTGTACGGTTCCTACCTTACCTTAACTAATTTGACTGAACGAGAATGGCAGCGAATTGAGGCAATGCGGTTGTCTCCTTTGTATGTTTCTGTTCATGCCACTGAACCTGAAGTTAGAATTAAACTGTTAAAAAATCCCCGTGCCGGACAAATTTTGCAGCAAATCAAGTGGTTCCAACAAAGACGGCTGCAAATTCATGCTCAGGTTGTAGTGTGTCCTGGTATAAATGATGGCGTACATTTAGAACAAACTCTGCGCGAGTTAGCATTATTCCATACTGGGGATGTGTCAGCAGTGGCTTCGGTGGCAGTAGTGCCAGTAGGGTTAACAAAGTTTCGTCCAGAGCAAGACGAACTTACACCCGTGACAAAAGAAAAAGCAACAGAAGTAATTAAGCAAGTGCGATCGCTCCAGCAGGAGTTTCGTCAAAAATTCGATTCGACATTTGCCTGGTTAGCAGATGAATGGTTTTTAATTGCAGGCGAAGATTTACCATCTGAATCTGAATATGAAGATTATCCGCAAATAGACAATGGAGTTGGTTCAATTCGCTTATTTCTAAAAAAATTTGCCCAAGCTGCTGACAAATTATTACCGCCAAAAGTAAAACCTCAGCGCAGATTACATTGGGTTGTTGGTAACGCGGTGGAAAAAGCTTTTCAACCTATCCTCCAGCGCTTAAATTCGACTGAAGGATTAGAAATTAAAATGCATGCTTTAAATAGCGATTATTGGGGACAAAATATTACTGTCACTGGCTTGTTAACAGGTCATGATTTACTATTAAATTTACAAAAACAAGATTTAGGAGCAGGAATTTTGTTGCCAACAGTCATGTTAAAACATGGCGAATCTGTATTCTTAGATGATATAAGTATTGAAGAAGTCGCTCGCCAATTAAAGACAAAAATCTTTCCTGTGGCGGGAGTAGAAGAATTAATCAAGACGTGTATTCAGCCTTTGTGCTGA
- a CDS encoding undecaprenyl-diphosphate phosphatase yields the protein MTLSKRQSFLILSIISALMSVAIFPIQVLGTQPQPITGVQQMNIFQSFFLGFVQGVTEFLPISSTAHLKVIPVALGWGDPGVAFTAVIQLGSVAAVIWYFWGDLARLFQGAVKALAHKDYNNYDFRLSLGIVLGTVPIVFFGILIKILVPDYDNSPVRSVGAIAFSSIVMSILLGIAEFVGKRQRDFENLKMQDGLFMGLAQALALIPGVSRSGSTLTAGLFLGLQRATAARFSFLLGIPAITIAGLVELKDILAGDTGIVSLVVGLISSAVFSYLAIAGLLRFLKTHSSWVFIWYRLIFGVVILAAIGAGVLNNS from the coding sequence ATGACTCTATCAAAACGTCAATCGTTTTTAATTTTAAGTATCATATCTGCTTTGATGTCAGTGGCGATATTCCCGATCCAAGTTCTTGGTACTCAGCCTCAGCCCATAACTGGGGTGCAACAAATGAATATCTTTCAATCATTTTTTTTAGGTTTTGTACAAGGAGTAACAGAATTTCTACCCATTAGTAGTACAGCACATCTAAAAGTCATACCAGTAGCACTTGGTTGGGGCGATCCGGGGGTGGCATTTACCGCCGTAATTCAACTGGGGAGTGTTGCAGCAGTAATTTGGTATTTTTGGGGGGATTTAGCACGACTTTTTCAGGGAGCCGTAAAAGCTCTTGCACACAAAGACTACAACAATTACGATTTCCGCCTGAGCTTAGGAATTGTGTTAGGAACAGTGCCAATTGTATTTTTCGGGATATTGATTAAGATATTAGTCCCAGATTATGATAATTCTCCTGTGCGGAGTGTGGGAGCCATTGCATTTTCTTCGATTGTGATGTCTATCTTGCTGGGAATAGCAGAATTTGTTGGCAAGCGGCAACGCGATTTTGAAAATTTGAAGATGCAAGATGGGCTATTTATGGGGCTAGCCCAAGCATTGGCTTTAATTCCTGGTGTTTCTCGTTCTGGCTCCACCCTCACCGCAGGATTATTTTTAGGATTACAAAGGGCTACTGCGGCGCGATTTTCTTTCTTATTGGGTATTCCTGCCATCACTATAGCTGGATTAGTCGAGTTAAAGGATATTTTGGCAGGAGACACAGGAATTGTGTCCTTAGTAGTTGGTTTAATTTCATCGGCGGTATTTTCTTATTTAGCGATCGCTGGGTTGCTGCGCTTTCTCAAAACCCATAGTAGCTGGGTGTTTATTTGGTATCGGCTCATATTTGGCGTAGTAATACTGGCGGCAATTGGGGCTGGAGTGTTGAACAATAGTTAA
- a CDS encoding phosphotransferase — translation MNNIPSSYLDKIRAVYNNISFDHLDFIQDGMVNDVVVVNHELVCRFVKEDWGKEILSHEAKVLEVVQRYIDLPVPRFEHLEADFVTYRYLKGEPLSRNALLKLSETVQARVISQLATYHQQLHSIPTQVLATAGVSYSGAARSREDWLQLYTEVQETLFPYLWLHQQTSIHELFAPVVSGELDLSYTPALIHGDLSVYHILFDPESQNISGILDFGVAGLGDPACDIATQLGNYGENIVRRMASDYPMLRHLIDRARFWVGTLELQWALMGVKYNDVSLSLAHIGCAREVQPVGTVLGG, via the coding sequence GTGAATAATATTCCTTCGTCTTATCTGGATAAAATTCGTGCTGTTTACAATAATATTTCCTTTGACCATCTGGATTTCATTCAAGATGGTATGGTTAATGATGTGGTAGTGGTTAACCATGAGCTAGTCTGTCGCTTTGTTAAAGAAGATTGGGGAAAAGAAATCCTTTCCCATGAAGCTAAAGTCTTAGAAGTGGTGCAACGCTATATTGATTTACCCGTTCCCCGCTTTGAACACTTGGAAGCAGACTTTGTTACTTATCGATATCTCAAAGGTGAACCGCTTTCACGCAATGCTCTGCTCAAGTTAAGCGAAACTGTACAAGCCCGCGTTATTTCTCAACTTGCAACATATCATCAACAATTGCACAGCATCCCAACTCAAGTTTTAGCCACAGCTGGAGTATCTTACTCTGGTGCAGCGCGATCGCGTGAAGATTGGTTGCAGTTGTACACAGAAGTTCAAGAAACTCTGTTTCCTTACCTTTGGCTTCACCAACAGACTTCGATACATGAACTGTTTGCACCTGTGGTATCAGGCGAACTCGATCTAAGTTACACACCTGCACTTATTCACGGCGATTTGTCTGTGTATCACATCCTCTTTGATCCTGAATCACAAAATATTAGCGGCATTCTTGATTTCGGTGTTGCTGGCTTGGGCGATCCAGCTTGCGATATCGCCACCCAACTGGGCAATTACGGTGAAAATATCGTGCGGCGTATGGCAAGTGATTATCCAATGTTACGGCATCTAATTGACCGCGCACGTTTTTGGGTGGGAACTCTTGAACTTCAATGGGCATTAATGGGGGTAAAGTACAATGATGTCTCGCTGTCGCTGGCACATATTGGTTGTGCGAGAGAAGTTCAACCTGTGGGAACAGTATTAGGCGGGTAA
- the fahA gene encoding fumarylacetoacetase — protein sequence MTYTTDATHDPNLRSWVESANQKDTDFPIQNLPFGVFRALGSAESARIGVAIGEQILDLSKCYQAGLLQELPEQLQVAATASNLNLLMAMGSGARLILRRHLSELLRADKQQPASATEILIPMSSAELLLPVNIGDYTDFYASIFHATNVGKLFRPDNPLLPNYKYVPIGYHGRTSSIVSSGTSIKRPQGQRKKPEDSAPSFSPSIMLDYELEVGFFVGVGNELGQPIPIDKAEEHIFGLCLVNDWSGRDIQAWEYQPLGPFLSKSFATTISPWVVTLEALAPFRCPAFVRSEADPQPLPYLSSPLDASLGGIDITLEVCVISAQMREAKMHPFSLSRGSFGQMYWTLAQMLTHHSSNGCNLRSGDLIASGTVSGAEESSQGCLLEITQRGSKPVMLPTGESRSFLADGDEVILRGYCQKEGYARVGFGECRGTILPA from the coding sequence ATGACTTATACCACTGACGCCACCCACGATCCCAATTTACGTAGCTGGGTAGAATCAGCAAATCAAAAAGATACGGATTTTCCCATTCAAAATTTGCCTTTTGGTGTGTTTCGCGCTTTAGGTAGTGCCGAAAGCGCACGCATTGGAGTTGCAATTGGAGAGCAAATTCTAGATTTATCTAAGTGTTACCAAGCAGGGCTACTTCAAGAATTGCCTGAACAACTACAAGTAGCAGCTACAGCCTCTAACTTAAATTTATTGATGGCAATGGGGAGTGGAGCTAGATTGATTTTGCGTCGTCATTTGAGCGAGTTATTGCGGGCTGACAAACAACAGCCTGCCTCAGCAACAGAAATTCTCATACCCATGTCTAGCGCTGAACTATTACTACCAGTTAATATTGGTGATTATACTGACTTTTATGCCTCAATTTTTCACGCCACAAACGTAGGTAAGTTATTTAGACCAGATAATCCCTTACTTCCCAACTATAAGTACGTACCCATCGGCTATCATGGACGTACCTCCTCAATTGTATCTAGTGGCACTTCCATCAAGCGTCCCCAAGGACAGAGAAAGAAACCTGAAGATTCTGCTCCCAGCTTCAGCCCCTCTATCATGCTAGACTACGAATTAGAAGTCGGATTTTTTGTAGGTGTGGGAAATGAACTCGGACAGCCTATACCTATAGATAAGGCAGAAGAACATATATTTGGGCTATGTTTGGTAAATGATTGGTCAGGACGAGATATCCAAGCGTGGGAATATCAGCCTCTTGGCCCTTTTTTATCCAAGAGCTTCGCGACGACAATTTCTCCTTGGGTAGTAACATTAGAGGCTTTAGCGCCTTTTCGCTGTCCGGCTTTTGTGCGTAGCGAAGCAGATCCCCAGCCGCTACCCTATCTCTCGTCACCACTGGATGCAAGTTTGGGTGGTATTGACATTACGCTCGAAGTGTGCGTTATCTCAGCCCAGATGCGGGAAGCCAAGATGCACCCCTTTAGCTTAAGCCGTGGTTCTTTTGGGCAGATGTACTGGACATTAGCACAAATGCTTACTCACCACTCTAGTAATGGTTGTAATTTGCGTTCTGGGGATTTAATCGCTAGTGGTACAGTCTCTGGTGCAGAGGAAAGTTCACAAGGTTGTTTACTCGAAATCACCCAGCGTGGTTCCAAGCCTGTGATGCTACCAACAGGTGAATCGAGAAGTTTTTTGGCTGATGGAGACGAGGTGATCCTGCGGGGATACTGTCAAAAAGAAGGTTATGCCAGAGTGGGTTTTGGGGAATGTCGAGGTACGATTTTACCCGCCTAA
- a CDS encoding Uma2 family endonuclease: MYASVTKPLTFEEFLAWDDGSSREFELLDGIPVPLSEPNANHEDLIERLCTYLENHCQENDLPYVSRQSKQVRLKTASPEKEKSRKADIVIFAREEWQRMKTSSSSAAAYIPPPGIIEVVSNNWKDDYLTKLAEDEDLGVFEYIIIDYAAFGGIRFIGSPKQPTIMIYQLEDGEYLPAKVFQGQDRIDSRLFPNIPLTAEQIFAMSR; encoded by the coding sequence ATGTACGCAAGCGTCACAAAACCACTGACTTTTGAAGAGTTTCTTGCCTGGGATGATGGATCAAGCAGAGAGTTTGAACTGTTGGATGGGATTCCTGTGCCATTATCAGAACCAAATGCAAATCATGAGGATTTGATCGAGCGACTTTGTACCTACCTAGAAAATCACTGCCAAGAAAATGATCTGCCTTACGTGTCACGCCAGTCTAAGCAGGTTCGGCTCAAGACAGCATCACCAGAAAAAGAAAAAAGCCGAAAAGCCGATATTGTCATATTTGCTAGAGAAGAATGGCAGCGAATGAAAACTAGCTCTAGTTCTGCTGCTGCATACATTCCACCACCTGGAATCATTGAGGTTGTTAGTAACAACTGGAAGGATGACTATCTGACAAAATTGGCTGAAGATGAGGACTTAGGCGTTTTTGAGTACATCATCATAGACTATGCGGCTTTTGGTGGTATTCGATTCATTGGCTCTCCTAAGCAACCAACCATTATGATCTACCAACTTGAAGATGGAGAGTATTTACCCGCAAAAGTGTTTCAAGGACAGGATCGAATTGATTCTAGATTATTTCCGAACATTCCCTTAACGGCTGAACAAATTTTTGCAATGAGTCGCTGA